From Acropora muricata isolate sample 2 chromosome 14, ASM3666990v1, whole genome shotgun sequence, one genomic window encodes:
- the LOC136899201 gene encoding dynein light chain Tctex-type 5-B-like encodes MSLEAPMVEVVEMLKDTKTDKAAKNLKPVKAGRDLLATGTVNRTRPPSSVSMTQSMGTSHSRQEMRRAPEVAAENTYKMAPDRKFPEGDVRLILEEILTDRLAETKYDAEHCRQLSKSISDTVKNRVKELKIERYKIICLVHIGQMGNQGMRIGSRCLWDTNFDTYSSFMFKNGSLFAAATVYGVYFE; translated from the coding sequence ATGAGTTTGGAAGCACCGATGGTAGAAGTGGTAGAGATGCTTAAAGACACTAAAACGGACAAGGCAGCAAAGAATTTAAAGCCTGTAAAAGCTGGACGAGATCTTCTAGCAACAGGAACTGTGAATAGAACTCGGCCACCAAGTAGTGTCTCAATGACGCAATCGATGGGAACTTCACATTCAAGACAAGAGATGCGACGCGCACCCGAAGTTGCGGCGGAAAATACTTACAAAATGGCACCAGATAGGAAATTTCCCGAAGGAGACGTGCGCTTAATCCTCGAGGAAATTTTAACTGATAGATTGGCCGAAACGAAGTACGACGCCGAGCATTGTCGACAGCTGTCGAAGTCGATTTCGGACACAGTGAAAAACAGAGTCAAAGAGCTCAAAATAGAACGCTACAAGATCATATGTCTTGTTCATATCGGGCAAATGGGAAACCAAGGAATGAGAATTGGTAGCAGATGTCTCTGGGATACGAATTTTGACACTTATTCCTCGTTTATGTTTAAGAACGGTTCTCTGTTTGCAGCCGCCACGGTTTATGGGGTTTATTTTGAGTGA